A portion of the Panthera tigris isolate Pti1 chromosome E1, P.tigris_Pti1_mat1.1, whole genome shotgun sequence genome contains these proteins:
- the TRPV2 gene encoding transient receptor potential cation channel subfamily V member 2 isoform X1, protein MASSSSSPTFRLQTSDGGQEDGTEADKGNLGLGDGPPPMESPFQSEDRNCPPQIKVNLNYRKGTGVRPAGHTASDSLWVPPVVPSPPGLPLKSMTGSCAEILSGIMSLFQPDPKRFDRDRLFSVVARGVPEDLAGLAEYLSRTSKYLTDSEYTEGSTGKTCLMKAVLNLRDGANACILPLLQIDRDSGNPQPLVNAQCTDEYYRGHSALHIAIEKRSLQCVKLLVENGANVHARACGHFFQKKSQGTCFYFGELPLSLAACTKQWDVVTYLLENRHQPASLQAADSLGNTALHALVMIADNSAENSALVIRMYDGLLRAGARLCPTVQLEDIPNLQGLTPLKLAAKEGKIEIFRHILQREFSGPCQPLSRKFTEWCYGPVRVSLYDLASVDSWEENSVLEIIAFHCRSPHRHRMVVLEPLNKLLQAKWDLLIPRFFFNFLCYLMYMFLFTAVAYHQPALEKAFLSLKVTGGSMLLLGHILILLGGVYLLVGQLWYFWRRRLFIWISFLDSYFEILFLIQALLTVVSQVLRFLAVEWYLPLLVSSLVLGWLNLLYYTRGLQHTGIYSVMIQKVILRDLLRFLLVYLVFLFGFAVALVSLSREALDSGVPTGPNVTEAAQPGVGREDEGGSSSPYGGILDASLELFKFTIGMGELAFQDQLRFRGVVLLLLLAYVLLTYILLLNMLIALMSETVNSVATDSWSIWKLQKAISVLEMENGYWWCRRKKRRAGVKLAVGTRPDGSPDERWCFRVEEVNWAAWEQTLPTVCEEPAGPGVPGTVKKPVLAVQAEEDTASEDDHLPLQLLESC, encoded by the exons ATGGCCTCGTCCTCCAGCTCTCCCACTTTCAGGCTCCAGACATCAGACGGAGGCCAAGAAGATGGCACTGAGGCGGACAAAGGAAATCTGGGCCTTGGGGACGGGCCGCCCCCCATGGAGTCACCATTCCAGAGCGAAGACCGGAACTGCCCCCCTCAGATCAAAGTGAACCTCAACTACCGCAAAGGAACGGGTGTCAG GCCAGCAGGGCATACAGCCTCTGACAGTCTGTGGGTACCTCCTGTGGTCCCATCCCCACCTGGACTCCCGCTCAAGAGCATGACAGGTTCCTGTGCTGAAATCCTCTCTGGGATAATGAGCCTGTT CCAGCCAGACCCAAAACGCTTTGACCGCGACCGGCTCTTCAGCGTGGTGGCCCGGGGCGTCCCCGAGGATCTGGCTGGGTTAGCAGAGTACCTGTCCCGGACCAGCAAGTACCTCACCGACTCAGAGTACACAG AGGGCTCCACGGGTAAGACGTGCCTGATGAAGGCCGTGTTGAACCTTCGGGATGGGGCCAACGCCTGCATCCTGCCGTTGCTGCAGATTGACCGGGACTCTGGCAATCCCCAGCCCCTGGTCAATGCCCAGTGCACGGATGAGTACTACCGAGGCCACAGCGCCTTGCATATTGCCATTGAGAAGAGGAGCCTGCAGTGTGTGAAGCTCTTGGTGGAGAATGGGGCCAATGTGCATGCCCGGGCCTGTGGCCACTTCTTCCAGAAGAAGAGCCAAGGGACTTGCTTCTACTTCG GCGAgctgcccctctctctggccgCGTGCACCAAGCAGTGGGATGTGGTGACCTACCTCCTGGAGAACCGGCATCAGCCTGCCAGCCTGCAGGCGGCCGACTCACTGGGCAACACTGCCCTGCACGCCTTGGTGATGATCGCAGATAACTCGGCCGAGAACAGTGCGCTGGTGATCCGCATGTACGACGGGCTTCTCCGAGCCGGCGCCCGCCTCTGCCCCACAGTGCAGCTCGAAGACATCCCCAACCTGCAGGGCCTCACGCCCCTGAAGCTGGCCGCCAAGGAGGGCAAAATCGAG ATTTTCAGACACATCCTGCAGCGGGAGTTCTCAGGGCCGTGCCAGCCACTTTCCCGGAAGTTTACCGAGTGGTGCTATGGGCCTGTCCGGGTGTCGCTGTATGACCTGGCCTCTGTGGACAGCTGGGAGGAGAACTCAGTGCTGGAGATCATCGCCTTTCATTGCAGAAGCCCG CACCGACACCGGATGGTGGTTTTGGAGCCGCTGAACAAACTGCTACAGGCGAAATGGGATCTGCTAATCCCCAGATTCTTCTTCAACTTCCTGTGTTACTTGATGTACATGTTCCTCTTCACTGCTGTTGCCTACCACCAGCCCGCCCTGGAGAAG GCCTTCCTCTCCCTGAAAGTGACtggaggctccatgctgctgcTGGGCCACATCCTGATCCTGCTTGGGGGGGTCTACCTCCTCGTGGGCCAG ctGTGGTACTTCTGGAGACGCCGTCTGTTCATCTGGATCTCGTTCCTGGACAGCTACTTTGAAATCCTCTT CCTGATTCAGGCCCTGCTCACGGTGGTGTCCCAGGTGCTGCGTTTCCTGGCCGTCGAGTGGTACCTGCCCCTGCTGGTGTCCTCGCTGGTGCTGGGCTGGCTGAACCTGCTTTACTACACACGTGGCTTGCAACACACGGGCATCTACAGTGTCATGATCCAGAAG GTCATCCTGCGGGACCTACTCCGCTTCCTGCTGGTCTACTTAGTCTTCCTTTTCGGCTTCGCTGTAG CCCTGGTGAGCTTGAGCCGGGAAGCCCTGGACTCCGGGGTCCCCACGGGCCCCAATGTCACGGAGGCAGCACAGCCTGGGGTGGGACGGGAGGACGAGGGGGGCAGCTCGTCCCCATACGGTGGCATCCTGGACGCCTCCTTGGAGCTCTTCAAGTTCACCATCGGCATGGGGGAGCTGGCCTTCCAAGACCAGCTGCGTTTCCGCGGCGTcgtgctgttgctgctgctggcaTACGTGCTGCTCACCTACATCCTGCTGCTCAACATGCTCATCGCCCTCATGAGCGAGACCGTCAACAGTGTCGCCACCGACAGCTGGAGCATCTGGAAGCTGCAG AAAGCCATCTCTGTCCTGGAGATGGAGAATGGCTACTGGTGGTGCAGAAGGAAGAAGCGGCGGGCAGGCGTGAAGCTGGCCGTTGGCACCAGGCCAGATGGCAGCCCTGACGAGCGCTGGTGCTTCCG GGTGGAGGAAGTGAACTGGGCCGCGTGGGAACAGACGCTGCCAACCGTGTGTGAGGAGCCAGCAGGGCCTGGCGTCCCTG GCACCGTGAAGAAGCCTGTCCTGGCCGTCCAAGCGGAGGAGGACACCGCCTCGGAGGATGACCACCTGCCCCTCCAGCTCCTGGAGTCCTGCTGA
- the TRPV2 gene encoding transient receptor potential cation channel subfamily V member 2 isoform X2: MASSSSSPTFRLQTSDGGQEDGTEADKGNLGLGDGPPPMESPFQSEDRNCPPQIKVNLNYRKGTGVSQPDPKRFDRDRLFSVVARGVPEDLAGLAEYLSRTSKYLTDSEYTEGSTGKTCLMKAVLNLRDGANACILPLLQIDRDSGNPQPLVNAQCTDEYYRGHSALHIAIEKRSLQCVKLLVENGANVHARACGHFFQKKSQGTCFYFGELPLSLAACTKQWDVVTYLLENRHQPASLQAADSLGNTALHALVMIADNSAENSALVIRMYDGLLRAGARLCPTVQLEDIPNLQGLTPLKLAAKEGKIEIFRHILQREFSGPCQPLSRKFTEWCYGPVRVSLYDLASVDSWEENSVLEIIAFHCRSPHRHRMVVLEPLNKLLQAKWDLLIPRFFFNFLCYLMYMFLFTAVAYHQPALEKAFLSLKVTGGSMLLLGHILILLGGVYLLVGQLWYFWRRRLFIWISFLDSYFEILFLIQALLTVVSQVLRFLAVEWYLPLLVSSLVLGWLNLLYYTRGLQHTGIYSVMIQKVILRDLLRFLLVYLVFLFGFAVALVSLSREALDSGVPTGPNVTEAAQPGVGREDEGGSSSPYGGILDASLELFKFTIGMGELAFQDQLRFRGVVLLLLLAYVLLTYILLLNMLIALMSETVNSVATDSWSIWKLQKAISVLEMENGYWWCRRKKRRAGVKLAVGTRPDGSPDERWCFRVEEVNWAAWEQTLPTVCEEPAGPGVPGTVKKPVLAVQAEEDTASEDDHLPLQLLESC, encoded by the exons ATGGCCTCGTCCTCCAGCTCTCCCACTTTCAGGCTCCAGACATCAGACGGAGGCCAAGAAGATGGCACTGAGGCGGACAAAGGAAATCTGGGCCTTGGGGACGGGCCGCCCCCCATGGAGTCACCATTCCAGAGCGAAGACCGGAACTGCCCCCCTCAGATCAAAGTGAACCTCAACTACCGCAAAGGAACGGGTGTCAG CCAGCCAGACCCAAAACGCTTTGACCGCGACCGGCTCTTCAGCGTGGTGGCCCGGGGCGTCCCCGAGGATCTGGCTGGGTTAGCAGAGTACCTGTCCCGGACCAGCAAGTACCTCACCGACTCAGAGTACACAG AGGGCTCCACGGGTAAGACGTGCCTGATGAAGGCCGTGTTGAACCTTCGGGATGGGGCCAACGCCTGCATCCTGCCGTTGCTGCAGATTGACCGGGACTCTGGCAATCCCCAGCCCCTGGTCAATGCCCAGTGCACGGATGAGTACTACCGAGGCCACAGCGCCTTGCATATTGCCATTGAGAAGAGGAGCCTGCAGTGTGTGAAGCTCTTGGTGGAGAATGGGGCCAATGTGCATGCCCGGGCCTGTGGCCACTTCTTCCAGAAGAAGAGCCAAGGGACTTGCTTCTACTTCG GCGAgctgcccctctctctggccgCGTGCACCAAGCAGTGGGATGTGGTGACCTACCTCCTGGAGAACCGGCATCAGCCTGCCAGCCTGCAGGCGGCCGACTCACTGGGCAACACTGCCCTGCACGCCTTGGTGATGATCGCAGATAACTCGGCCGAGAACAGTGCGCTGGTGATCCGCATGTACGACGGGCTTCTCCGAGCCGGCGCCCGCCTCTGCCCCACAGTGCAGCTCGAAGACATCCCCAACCTGCAGGGCCTCACGCCCCTGAAGCTGGCCGCCAAGGAGGGCAAAATCGAG ATTTTCAGACACATCCTGCAGCGGGAGTTCTCAGGGCCGTGCCAGCCACTTTCCCGGAAGTTTACCGAGTGGTGCTATGGGCCTGTCCGGGTGTCGCTGTATGACCTGGCCTCTGTGGACAGCTGGGAGGAGAACTCAGTGCTGGAGATCATCGCCTTTCATTGCAGAAGCCCG CACCGACACCGGATGGTGGTTTTGGAGCCGCTGAACAAACTGCTACAGGCGAAATGGGATCTGCTAATCCCCAGATTCTTCTTCAACTTCCTGTGTTACTTGATGTACATGTTCCTCTTCACTGCTGTTGCCTACCACCAGCCCGCCCTGGAGAAG GCCTTCCTCTCCCTGAAAGTGACtggaggctccatgctgctgcTGGGCCACATCCTGATCCTGCTTGGGGGGGTCTACCTCCTCGTGGGCCAG ctGTGGTACTTCTGGAGACGCCGTCTGTTCATCTGGATCTCGTTCCTGGACAGCTACTTTGAAATCCTCTT CCTGATTCAGGCCCTGCTCACGGTGGTGTCCCAGGTGCTGCGTTTCCTGGCCGTCGAGTGGTACCTGCCCCTGCTGGTGTCCTCGCTGGTGCTGGGCTGGCTGAACCTGCTTTACTACACACGTGGCTTGCAACACACGGGCATCTACAGTGTCATGATCCAGAAG GTCATCCTGCGGGACCTACTCCGCTTCCTGCTGGTCTACTTAGTCTTCCTTTTCGGCTTCGCTGTAG CCCTGGTGAGCTTGAGCCGGGAAGCCCTGGACTCCGGGGTCCCCACGGGCCCCAATGTCACGGAGGCAGCACAGCCTGGGGTGGGACGGGAGGACGAGGGGGGCAGCTCGTCCCCATACGGTGGCATCCTGGACGCCTCCTTGGAGCTCTTCAAGTTCACCATCGGCATGGGGGAGCTGGCCTTCCAAGACCAGCTGCGTTTCCGCGGCGTcgtgctgttgctgctgctggcaTACGTGCTGCTCACCTACATCCTGCTGCTCAACATGCTCATCGCCCTCATGAGCGAGACCGTCAACAGTGTCGCCACCGACAGCTGGAGCATCTGGAAGCTGCAG AAAGCCATCTCTGTCCTGGAGATGGAGAATGGCTACTGGTGGTGCAGAAGGAAGAAGCGGCGGGCAGGCGTGAAGCTGGCCGTTGGCACCAGGCCAGATGGCAGCCCTGACGAGCGCTGGTGCTTCCG GGTGGAGGAAGTGAACTGGGCCGCGTGGGAACAGACGCTGCCAACCGTGTGTGAGGAGCCAGCAGGGCCTGGCGTCCCTG GCACCGTGAAGAAGCCTGTCCTGGCCGTCCAAGCGGAGGAGGACACCGCCTCGGAGGATGACCACCTGCCCCTCCAGCTCCTGGAGTCCTGCTGA
- the TRPV2 gene encoding transient receptor potential cation channel subfamily V member 2 isoform X3 — protein sequence MASSSSSPTFRLQTSDGGQEDGTEADKGNLGLGDGPPPMESPFQSEDRNCPPQIKVNLNYRKGTGVRPAGHTASDSLWVPPVVPSPPGLPLKSMTGSCAEILSGIMSLFQPDPKRFDRDRLFSVVARGVPEDLAGLAEYLSRTSKYLTDSEYTEGSTGKTCLMKAVLNLRDGANACILPLLQIDRDSGNPQPLVNAQCTDEYYRGHSALHIAIEKRSLQCVKLLVENGANVHARACGHFFQKKSQGTCFYFGELPLSLAACTKQWDVVTYLLENRHQPASLQAADSLGNTALHALVMIADNSAENSALVIRMYDGLLRAGARLCPTVQLEDIPNLQGLTPLKLAAKEGKIEIFRHILQREFSGPCQPLSRKFTEWCYGPVRVSLYDLASVDSWEENSVLEIIAFHCRSPHRHRMVVLEPLNKLLQAKWDLLIPRFFFNFLCYLMYMFLFTAVAYHQPALEKAFLSLKVTGGSMLLLGHILILLGGVYLLVGQPDSGPAHGGVPGAAFPGRRVVPAPAGVLAGAGLAEPALLHTWLATHGHLQCHDPEGHPAGPTPLPAGLLSLPFRLRCSPGELEPGSPGLRGPHGPQCHGGSTAWGGTGGRGGQLVPIRWHPGRLLGALQVHHRHGGAGLPRPAAFPRRRAVAAAGIRAAHLHPAAQHAHRPHERDRQQCRHRQLEHLEAAESHLCPGDGEWLLVVQKEEAAGRREAGRWHQARWQP from the exons ATGGCCTCGTCCTCCAGCTCTCCCACTTTCAGGCTCCAGACATCAGACGGAGGCCAAGAAGATGGCACTGAGGCGGACAAAGGAAATCTGGGCCTTGGGGACGGGCCGCCCCCCATGGAGTCACCATTCCAGAGCGAAGACCGGAACTGCCCCCCTCAGATCAAAGTGAACCTCAACTACCGCAAAGGAACGGGTGTCAG GCCAGCAGGGCATACAGCCTCTGACAGTCTGTGGGTACCTCCTGTGGTCCCATCCCCACCTGGACTCCCGCTCAAGAGCATGACAGGTTCCTGTGCTGAAATCCTCTCTGGGATAATGAGCCTGTT CCAGCCAGACCCAAAACGCTTTGACCGCGACCGGCTCTTCAGCGTGGTGGCCCGGGGCGTCCCCGAGGATCTGGCTGGGTTAGCAGAGTACCTGTCCCGGACCAGCAAGTACCTCACCGACTCAGAGTACACAG AGGGCTCCACGGGTAAGACGTGCCTGATGAAGGCCGTGTTGAACCTTCGGGATGGGGCCAACGCCTGCATCCTGCCGTTGCTGCAGATTGACCGGGACTCTGGCAATCCCCAGCCCCTGGTCAATGCCCAGTGCACGGATGAGTACTACCGAGGCCACAGCGCCTTGCATATTGCCATTGAGAAGAGGAGCCTGCAGTGTGTGAAGCTCTTGGTGGAGAATGGGGCCAATGTGCATGCCCGGGCCTGTGGCCACTTCTTCCAGAAGAAGAGCCAAGGGACTTGCTTCTACTTCG GCGAgctgcccctctctctggccgCGTGCACCAAGCAGTGGGATGTGGTGACCTACCTCCTGGAGAACCGGCATCAGCCTGCCAGCCTGCAGGCGGCCGACTCACTGGGCAACACTGCCCTGCACGCCTTGGTGATGATCGCAGATAACTCGGCCGAGAACAGTGCGCTGGTGATCCGCATGTACGACGGGCTTCTCCGAGCCGGCGCCCGCCTCTGCCCCACAGTGCAGCTCGAAGACATCCCCAACCTGCAGGGCCTCACGCCCCTGAAGCTGGCCGCCAAGGAGGGCAAAATCGAG ATTTTCAGACACATCCTGCAGCGGGAGTTCTCAGGGCCGTGCCAGCCACTTTCCCGGAAGTTTACCGAGTGGTGCTATGGGCCTGTCCGGGTGTCGCTGTATGACCTGGCCTCTGTGGACAGCTGGGAGGAGAACTCAGTGCTGGAGATCATCGCCTTTCATTGCAGAAGCCCG CACCGACACCGGATGGTGGTTTTGGAGCCGCTGAACAAACTGCTACAGGCGAAATGGGATCTGCTAATCCCCAGATTCTTCTTCAACTTCCTGTGTTACTTGATGTACATGTTCCTCTTCACTGCTGTTGCCTACCACCAGCCCGCCCTGGAGAAG GCCTTCCTCTCCCTGAAAGTGACtggaggctccatgctgctgcTGGGCCACATCCTGATCCTGCTTGGGGGGGTCTACCTCCTCGTGGGCCAG CCTGATTCAGGCCCTGCTCACGGTGGTGTCCCAGGTGCTGCGTTTCCTGGCCGTCGAGTGGTACCTGCCCCTGCTGGTGTCCTCGCTGGTGCTGGGCTGGCTGAACCTGCTTTACTACACACGTGGCTTGCAACACACGGGCATCTACAGTGTCATGATCCAGAAG GTCATCCTGCGGGACCTACTCCGCTTCCTGCTGGTCTACTTAGTCTTCCTTTTCGGCTTCGCTGTAG CCCTGGTGAGCTTGAGCCGGGAAGCCCTGGACTCCGGGGTCCCCACGGGCCCCAATGTCACGGAGGCAGCACAGCCTGGGGTGGGACGGGAGGACGAGGGGGGCAGCTCGTCCCCATACGGTGGCATCCTGGACGCCTCCTTGGAGCTCTTCAAGTTCACCATCGGCATGGGGGAGCTGGCCTTCCAAGACCAGCTGCGTTTCCGCGGCGTcgtgctgttgctgctgctggcaTACGTGCTGCTCACCTACATCCTGCTGCTCAACATGCTCATCGCCCTCATGAGCGAGACCGTCAACAGTGTCGCCACCGACAGCTGGAGCATCTGGAAGCTGCAG AAAGCCATCTCTGTCCTGGAGATGGAGAATGGCTACTGGTGGTGCAGAAGGAAGAAGCGGCGGGCAGGCGTGAAGCTGGCCGTTGGCACCAGGCCAGATGGCAGCCCTGA